In Musa acuminata AAA Group cultivar baxijiao chromosome BXJ2-3, Cavendish_Baxijiao_AAA, whole genome shotgun sequence, the following proteins share a genomic window:
- the LOC103978329 gene encoding myosin-binding protein 7, with product MEKHGGFNLRARRFDALWGFMDPGEPTPMPDGSGGGTDTVARTCASGCHCFSPSFVPSVAWNRSLKRKLDERDAEACSLSCVAKRGDEGEGEGGAGASFARVDIGNEAAALREVLISHQQSVQKLLTELEEERSAAASAATEAMSMILRLQREKAESQMEARQFKRLADEKMAHDQQEIASLEDLLFKREQAVQALSCEVQAYRHRLLSYGIGIDGDAPPSEPQTPDTATAASSVSQFDVLPRDYPPLRCNGDAAADLDKYPSGESPRERLQRLEKRRIFQLERMPSSSFSHVMDKDVVVGQSPRRRPRHFRSFSYRSLASGQEFKKGDKFPAAMDCASDYGGRDDMSDRVYTVDAVHGASDDYVSTPRELQNRRFVGGGGRVAQEAEIRKLCARLEALEADRESMRQSFISMGTDKAQMVLLKEIAQQMCKEVAPERKLIKKPHSNKRFSIVSIIRSVISFVLWRRKSTRARHTFGLPSSDAGLLLLLDKSPRMRHRRFLTRT from the exons ATGGAGAAACATGGGGGATTCAATTTGCGTGCTCGTCGTTTCGATGCCCTCTGGGGATTCATGGATCCTGGGGAACCTACGCCAATGCCCGACGGCAGCGGCGGAGGCACGGATACCGTGGCGAGGACGTGCGCCTCCGGCTGCCACTGCTTCAGCCCCTCCTTCGTCCCGTCCGTCGCCTGGAACCGGTCCTTGAAGCGGAAGCTGGACGAGAGGGACGCCGAGGCCTGCTCCCTCTCCTGTGTCGCCAAGAGAGGGGACGAAGGCGAAGGCGAAGGCGGAGCCGGAGCCAGCTTCGCCCGGGTGGACATCGGGAACGAGGCGGCGGCCCTTCGCGAGGTCCTCATCAGCCACCAGCAGTCGGTCCAGAAGCTCCTCACGGAGCTGGAGGAGGAGCGCAGCGCCGCGGCGTCCGCCGCCACGGAGGCCATGTCTATGATCCTCCGGCTCCAGCGCGAGAAAGCTGAGTCCCAGATGGAGGCCCGCCAGTTCAAACGCCTCGCCGATGAGAAGATGGCCCACGACCAGCAGGAGATCGCCTCCCTCGAGGACCTCCTCTTCAAGCGTGAGCAGGCTGTGCAAGCCCTCTCCTGCGAGGTCCAGGCTTATCGCCATCGCCTCCTCAGCTACGGCATCGGCATTGATGGCGACGCACCTCCCTCCGAGCCACAAACCCCCGACACGGCCACGGCCGCCAGCTCCGTCTCCCAGTTCGACGTCCTCCCTCGCGACTATCCCCCATTGAGGTGCAACGGTGATGCTGCCGCCGACCTCGACAAGTACCCCTCCGGAGAGAGCCCCCGGGAGCGCCTCCAGAGGCTTGAGAAGCGCCGCATCTTCCAGCTGGAACGGATGCCAAGCAGCAGCTTCTCTCATGTCATGGACAAGGACGTCGTGGTGGGGCAGTCCCCACGCCGGCGGCCACGGCATTTCAGGAGTTTCTCCTACCGCAGCCTCGCTTCAGGCCAGGAGTTCAAGAAGGGGGACAAGTTCCCGGCGGCGATGGACTGCGCATCAGACTATGGTGGGAGAGACGACATGAGCGACAGAGTGTACACGGTGGATGCGGTGCATGGGGCAAGCGACGACTACGTGAGCACGCCAAGGGAGCTACAGAACCGAAGGTTTGTAGGAGGTGGCGGTCGGGTGGCGCAGGAAGCAGAGATAAGGAAACTTTGCGCGAGGTTGGAGGCGCTTGAGGCGGACAGGGAGTCCATGCGGCAGAGCTTCATTTCTATGGGTACAGATAAAGCTCAGATGGTGTTGCTGAAAGAGATTGCTCAGCAGATGTGCAAGGAAGTGGCCCCAGAGAGGAAGCTCATCAAGAAACCACATTCCAAcaagaggttttctatcgtgtcaATCATCAGG AGTGTCATCTCATTCGTTTTATGGAGAAGGAAATCAACTCGAGCCAG GCACACTTTTGGGTTACCAAGCAGCGATGCTGGGTTACTGCTGCTGTTGGACAAGTCACCTCGAATGAGGCATCGGAGGTTCCTCACAAGAACATAG
- the LOC135607667 gene encoding probable serine/threonine-protein kinase PBL16 isoform X2 produces MNPLVVFSFSELKKITGNFKQDNILGIGGFGSVYKGVITEEPREGLQPLQVAVKVHDGDNSYQGHREWLAEVIFLGQLSHPNLVKLIGYCCEDEHRVLVYELMDRGSVEFNLFSRVEVPLPWSIRMRIALGAAKGLALLHDTEKPVIYRDFKTSNILLDQEYHAKLSDFGLAKDGPVGDKSHVTTRIMGTYGYAAPEYIMTGHLTTMSDVYSFGMVLLELLTGRKSLDKSRPVREQMLADWAAPLLIHKKKVLGIVDPRLSGNCPDKAVQKIAMLAHYCLNRNPKARPLMRDIVCYLEPLQIAVDVPGIVA; encoded by the exons ATGAACCCCCTTGTTGTCTTCTCTTTCAGTGAACTCAAGAAAATCACAGGGAATTTTAAGCAGGACAACATTTTGGGCATCGGCGGATTTGGTAGTGTATACAAGGGTGTCATCACTGAAGAACCTAGGGAGGGGCTTCAACCTCTTCAAGTAGCTGTGAAGGTCCATGATGGTGATAATAGCTACCAAGGTCACAGAGAATGGCTG GCTGAGGTCATATTCCTCGGGCAGCTTTCTCATCCAAATTTGGTCAAATTGATTGGTTATTGCTGCGAAGACGAGCATCGAGTCCTGGTGTATGAGTTAATGGATCGGGGCAGTGTGGAATTCAATCTCTTCTCAA GAGTAGAAGTGCCCCTTCCGTGGTCGATTAGAATGAGAATTGCGTTAGGTGCAGCAAAAGGGCTTGCTTTGCTCCATGACACTGAAAAGCCAGTTATATACCGTGATTTTAAAACTTCCAACATTTTGCTAGATCAG GAGTATCATGCAAAACTGTCTGATTTTGGACTTGCAAAAGATGGACCAGTAGGTGATAAGTCTCATGTTACTACCCGAATAATGGGAACTTACGGATACGCAGCACCAGAGTATATCATGACAG GGCATTTGACCACCATGAgtgatgtttacagcttcggtatggtcctccttgagctcctcacCGGAAGGAAATCACTGGACAAGTCTCGTCCTGTGCGAGAGCAGATGCTTGCTGACTGGGCTGCACCATTGCTTATACACAAGAAGAAAGTGTTGGGGATCGTAGACCCCAGGTTGAGTGGAAATTGTCCAGATAAAGCCGTTCAAAAGATAGCCATGCTAGCTCACTACTGCCTCAACCGCAATCCAAAGGCGAGGCCTCTTATGAGAGACATTGTCTGCTACTTAGAACCTCTTCAGATAGCTGTGGATGTCCCAGGCATAGTGGCATAG
- the LOC135607667 gene encoding probable serine/threonine-protein kinase PBL16 isoform X1, with translation MGNCSFRGKPSIYRASSDGRSGSPEVENPLVKEEEKEGTKLPSNPEEVEDLRRDTAMNPLVVFSFSELKKITGNFKQDNILGIGGFGSVYKGVITEEPREGLQPLQVAVKVHDGDNSYQGHREWLAEVIFLGQLSHPNLVKLIGYCCEDEHRVLVYELMDRGSVEFNLFSRVEVPLPWSIRMRIALGAAKGLALLHDTEKPVIYRDFKTSNILLDQEYHAKLSDFGLAKDGPVGDKSHVTTRIMGTYGYAAPEYIMTGHLTTMSDVYSFGMVLLELLTGRKSLDKSRPVREQMLADWAAPLLIHKKKVLGIVDPRLSGNCPDKAVQKIAMLAHYCLNRNPKARPLMRDIVCYLEPLQIAVDVPGIVA, from the exons ATGGGTAATTGCTCGTTTAGAGGGAAACCATCCATCTACAGAGCTTCATCCGATGGGAGATCAG GATCTCCAGAAGTTGAGAATCCATTGGtgaaagaagaggaaaaggaggGTACAAAATTGCCATCAAACCCAGAAGAAGTGGAGGACTTGCGACGGGACACAGCAATGAACCCCCTTGTTGTCTTCTCTTTCAGTGAACTCAAGAAAATCACAGGGAATTTTAAGCAGGACAACATTTTGGGCATCGGCGGATTTGGTAGTGTATACAAGGGTGTCATCACTGAAGAACCTAGGGAGGGGCTTCAACCTCTTCAAGTAGCTGTGAAGGTCCATGATGGTGATAATAGCTACCAAGGTCACAGAGAATGGCTG GCTGAGGTCATATTCCTCGGGCAGCTTTCTCATCCAAATTTGGTCAAATTGATTGGTTATTGCTGCGAAGACGAGCATCGAGTCCTGGTGTATGAGTTAATGGATCGGGGCAGTGTGGAATTCAATCTCTTCTCAA GAGTAGAAGTGCCCCTTCCGTGGTCGATTAGAATGAGAATTGCGTTAGGTGCAGCAAAAGGGCTTGCTTTGCTCCATGACACTGAAAAGCCAGTTATATACCGTGATTTTAAAACTTCCAACATTTTGCTAGATCAG GAGTATCATGCAAAACTGTCTGATTTTGGACTTGCAAAAGATGGACCAGTAGGTGATAAGTCTCATGTTACTACCCGAATAATGGGAACTTACGGATACGCAGCACCAGAGTATATCATGACAG GGCATTTGACCACCATGAgtgatgtttacagcttcggtatggtcctccttgagctcctcacCGGAAGGAAATCACTGGACAAGTCTCGTCCTGTGCGAGAGCAGATGCTTGCTGACTGGGCTGCACCATTGCTTATACACAAGAAGAAAGTGTTGGGGATCGTAGACCCCAGGTTGAGTGGAAATTGTCCAGATAAAGCCGTTCAAAAGATAGCCATGCTAGCTCACTACTGCCTCAACCGCAATCCAAAGGCGAGGCCTCTTATGAGAGACATTGTCTGCTACTTAGAACCTCTTCAGATAGCTGTGGATGTCCCAGGCATAGTGGCATAG
- the LOC135607668 gene encoding putative pumilio homolog 7, chloroplastic, protein MEKGKSDQDDHVVRKLNRQISNSTTRNPYAGEPFRSGGGASPSLDPILSDEAKNSTSSNLSDPSNTQDVKCPLVQEANSGNHRRASTMTAGQDALNLPDDRSLASAFKAMSFKKRIEFDLTIPSFEHNPASFRYAVLHNSEHLNKSSSMPESSEMPIRMPTMPNGVDLPNLEAKGYSSFITRDDSSMCNRTLDGHCDASSCKLNFCAPRYQTPNSVLACHNEQWQSYTGYPSDMPVNPGKQTFSSPGVLAQGFQLPTTFLNQDYVDAPSHAYASYCQQNQPNVGWCDFEDERNYINNSQYLYFQQLENQHLEGHVQRGRNSATGHLSGCSTQPYFHMPIPHQAGLAYPNSYESDDVANSRCNQLYHILPSRNHGRYHRNGYPSFSNSSVVPQRLKLSSHSGSTVSSHGDQVPDFFCKLTSHGVNPLRTSIGSHQLPKHADNTSRMFPDDGANSYNGRRDGSLNLGIQRSLSSSSDGSDQRHDPESSHLQYDSLDNLSGRIHMLAKDLCGHCLLLKTLDKRERGNVDKIFVEIISHVAELMIHPIAHHLIKKLVEVCTEQQLTHITDKISERTDQLPRICCDQHGTSVVQKIIKTVKSPELYFKIAEALKPGILSLMKNINGSQVAQYCLRYLPPESKEFLFDVAVANCIELARDRQGCCVIQKCLSDLEGEQKNDLLFKVTSKAHALSQDPSGNYVVQLILDQQIPWATSRILDQLEGHYGTLSVQRYSSNVVEKCLKLVRDDRCDNIIRELISDPCFVQISQDPFGNYVVQTARRACKGELIIAFLEAIRPHIAELRASSFGRKVLSKTYHNG, encoded by the exons atggaaaaaggaaaaagtgATCAAGACGACCATGTAGTCCGTAAGCTGAATCGACAGATATCGAATTCTACTACGCGGAATCCTTATGCTGGAGAACCCTTCCGAAGTGGTGGTGGTGCCTCCCCAAGCCTTGACCCAATTCTTTCAGATGAGGCCAAGAACTCTACTTCCAGTAACTTGTCTGACCCATCAAACACTCAAGATGTGAAATGTCCATTGGTTCAGGAGGCCAATTCTGGTAACCACCGTAGAGCATCGACCATGACTGCCGGTCAAGATGCATTGAACTTGCCAGATGACCGATCCTTGGCTTCGGCATTCAAGGCAATGAGCTTCAAGAAAAGGATTGAATTTGATTTGACTATTCCAAGTTTTGAGCACAATCCAGCTTCATTTAGATATGCAGTCTTGCATAATTCAGAACACCTAAACAAGTCTTCCTCTATGCCTGAGTCCTCAGAGATGCCAATCCGTATGCCCACCATGCCAAATGGAGTTGATCTGCCAAATCTGGAAGCAAAAGGGTATTCCTCTTTCATCACTAGGGATGACTCCAGTATGTGCAACAGAACATTAGACGGACATTGTGATGCAAGCTCTTGTAAGCTCAATTTTTGTGCCCCAAGATACCAAACGCCAAACAGTGTATTAGCTTGTCACAATGAGCAGTGGCAAAGCTACACAGGTTACCCTTCTGATATGCCTGTAAATCCAGGAAAGCAGACTTTTTCATCGCCTGGTGTTTTGGCACAGGGGTTTCAGCTTCCGACTACATTCCTGAATCAGGACTATGTGGATGCACCATCACATGCTTATGCTTCTTATTGCCAGCAAAATCAACCAAATGTGGGATGGTGTGACTTCGAGGATGAAAGAAATTATATAAATAATTCTCAGTATCTTTACTTTCAACAGCTTGAAAATCAACATTTGGAAGGGCACGTTCAAAGAGGAAGAAACTCAGCAACTGGGCATTTGTCTGGATGTTCAACACAGCCATATTTTCACATGCCCATTCCCCATCAAGCTGGACTAGCATATCCTAATTCTTATGAGAGTGACGACGTGGCTAACAGTAGGTGTAATCAGTTGTATCATATTTTGCCAAGCAGAAACCATGGAAGGTACCATCGTAATGGATATCCTAGTTTTTCCAATAGCTCTGTAGTTCCACAAAGATTGAAGCTATCATCTCACTCTGGTTCAACTGTAAGTTCCCATGGAGACCAAGTTCCAGACTTCTTTTGTAAATTAACATCTCATGGAGTGAACCCACTACGAACTTCTATTGGTAGCCATCAATTGCCAAAACATGCTGACAACACTAGCCGAATGTTCCCTGATGATGGTGCCAACAGTTATAACGGTCGGCGTGATGGATCATTAAATTTGGGTATTCAGAGAAGTCTGAGTTCCTCTTCTGATGGTTCTGATCAGAGACATGATCCAGAATCATCACATCTGCAATACGATTCACTTGACAATCTCAGTGGACGAATACATATGTTAGCTAAGGATTTGTGTGGTCACTGCTTGTTGCTGAAGACACTCGATAAACGAGAGCGTGGAAATGTTGATAAGATATTTGTTGAGATCATTAGTCATGTTGCTGAGCTTATGATTCATCCCATTGCGCATCATCTTATCAAGAAGCTGGTTGAAGTTTGTACAGAACAGCAATTAACACACATAACTGATAAAATTTCAGAGCGCACCGACCAACTTCCTAGAATCTGCTGTGACCAGCATGG AACTTCTGTTGTACAAAAGATTATCAAAACTGTTAAAAGTCCGGAGCTTTATTTTAAAATCGCCGAAGCTCTAAAACCTGGTATACTGTCATTGATGAAGAACATCAATGGTAGTCAAGTTGCACAATACTGTTTGCGATACCTTCCACCTGAATCGAAAGAG TTTCTTTTCGACGTTGCAGTTGCTAACTGTATTGAGCTAGCAAGAGATCGTCAGGGTTGTTGTGTGATTCAAAAATGCCTCTCTGATTTAGAAGGGGAGCAGAAAAATGATTTACTGTTCAAGGTTACATCTAAAGCTCATGCCCTCTCCCAAGATCCTTCCGG GAATTATGTGGTGCAATTGATTCTCGATCAACAGATTCCATGGGCAACATCCAGAATACTAGATCAGCTGGAGGGTCATTATGGAACCTTGTCCGTACAAAGATACAGTAGCAATGTGGTGGAGAAGTGCCTCAAACTTGTGCGAGACGACCGGTGTGACAATATCATTCGGGAGTTGATCAGTGATCCTTGTTTTGTCCAGATCTCACAGGATCCATTTGGGAATTATGTCGTTCAGACAGCTCGTAGAGCATGCAAG GGGGAACTTATAATTGCGTTTCTCGAGGCTATAAGGCCACATATCGCTGAACTCCGTGCTAGTTCATTTGGGAGGAAAGTACTCTCCAAGACATACCACAATGGATGA
- the LOC135607666 gene encoding protein WVD2-like 4, whose amino-acid sequence MDSGGGVESELNKGAVEKAPEANGFNENEVTENGADAVRIDSGSDGTSKVEAPDSSGDGDEAPTSAAENKSPSNSSEWGDGSDGKDDIKKTQKNSGALNASLAESQKKRNVMSQSSSFPPKGSLADNSRRSTTSTKQSRVASSITNGDVAVKRSAAIAQKTLSVNTDSAAEATINGTSAEDAQSNDSKTKPSGSPLPAGKEDDAHSTSSSSPRARKSAGCGFSFRLDERAEKRKEFFMKLEEKNHAKELEKTNLQAKSKENQEAEIRRLRKTLTFKATPMPSFYQEPGPPKVELKKIPPTRARSPKLGRRKQSVSAADGSSEVGTSSSTKPSDGAASSKGNAALPKKPKQKLLSKLPSQKSPTATKPDAKSLMPGTEKPEVGNSSAETCVAAEPASPGDSAEEGQTNGDLPETEVAAQEVPVRG is encoded by the exons ATGGATTCAGGTGGAGGAGTCGAATCGGAGCTCAATAAAGGAGCGGTGGAGAAGGCTCCAGAGGCCAATGGGTTCAACGAGAACGAAGTCACCGAGAATGGAGCCGATGCGGTTCGCATCGACAGTGGCTCCGACGGTACGTCGAAGGTTGAAGCTCCTGATTCTTCTGGAGATGGCGATGAAGCGCCAACTTCTGCCGCCGAGAACAAATCGCCGTCCAATTCTTCCGAG TGGGGAGATGGATCTGATGGAAAAGATGATATCAAGAAGACGCAGAAAAATTCTGGTGCTCTGAATGCTTCCTTGGCTGAGTCTCAGAAGAAAAGGAATGTTATGTCGCAGAGTTCGTCATTTCCTCCCAAGGGTTCCCTTGCCGATAATTCGCGCAGGAGCACAACATCTACAAAGCAGTCTAGAGTTGCATCCTCAATCACAAATG GTGATGTCGCTGTTAAGCGTTCTGCAGCAATTGCTCAGAAAACATTG TCCGTCAATACTGACTCGGCGGCGGAGGCAACCATAAATGGCACATCTGCTGAAGATGCACA GTCAAATGATAGCAAAACAAAGCCCTCGGGAAGCCCGTTGCCAGCCGGAAAAGAGGATGATGCCCACTCCACATCCTC AAGTTCACCACGTGCAAGAAAGAGCGCTGGTTGTGGTTTCAGCTTCAGGTTGGATGAGCGTGCCGAGAAACGCAAAGAG TTTTTCATGAAGCTTGAAGAGAAGAATCATGCCAAGGAACTGGAAAAGACTAACCTGCAGGCAAAATCCAAG gagaatCAAGAGGCCGAGATCAGACGGCTAAGGAAGACCTTGACCTTTAAAGCCACTCCAATGCCAAGCTTTTATCAGGAACCTGGTCCTCCAAAAGTTGAATTGAAGAAG ATCCCTCCGACGCGCGCTCGATCACCAAAGCTCGGCCGTCGCAAGCAATCCGTTTCTGCAGCAGATGGTTCTTCAGAAGTCGGTACCTCCAGCTCAACCAAACCGAGTGATGGTGCCGCAAGCAGCAAGGGGAATGCAGCCCTTCCAAAGAAGCCAAAGCAAAAGTTACTCTCCAAGCTTCCATCACAGAAATCACCAACAGCAACAAAGCCTGATGCAAAATCTCTGATGCCAGGAACTGAGAAGCCTGAGGTAGGAAACAGTTCCGCTGAAACTTGTGTTGCAGCGGAGCCGGCCTCTCCTGGGGACTCGGCTGAGGAAGGACAAACGAATGGCGACCTCCCTGAAACTGAGGTCGCAGCTCAGGAAGTACCAGTACGGGGTTAA